In Palaemon carinicauda isolate YSFRI2023 chromosome 1, ASM3689809v2, whole genome shotgun sequence, the genomic stretch gggtaccctccaagatgtgcctgaagtggcggacggcgaggtagacggcgaggagttccctatcgaaggtgctgtatcttgtttcggcgggtttcaatttcttgctgaagaatgccagcggtcgaggagaaccatcgacgagttgctcaagcacagccccgcaggcgacgttgctggtgtcggtcgttagtcgcaggggcgcgttgtcgtcgaaatgagccagggtggtggcattcgcaagggcatccttcgtccgagcgaatgcctgttgctggggcaagccccactcgagtttttttacttttcctttcaggacgtcgtcgaggggtgacagggtttgtgcgatgttggggatgaagcgcctgtagtaattgacccttcccaagaactcctgaagttggcgaatggtcgtaggtattgggaacttcctgatggcgtcgactttggttgtcatgggttttaccccgcgcgaggatacacggtgaccaaggaaatccactccctccgcaccgaacatacatttgtcgaagcgtacgactaggccgttctcctgtaggcgctttaggacggtgcggacgtgtccccggtgttcctccttggttttcgagaatatcaggatgtcgtcgacgtagcagacgcagaaaggtaggtcacccagaatgctatccattagtcgttggaaggttgccccggcgttgcgtagaccgaaggttgagtatgcgaaggtgtaggatccgaacggcgttacaatggcagttttcgggatatcttccgggaatacggggacctggaagtaagacttgagaaggtccatcttggtaaaaaaccttgcgccgtgcaacgcgttcgttaggtcctgcatgttgggcagtgggtagtgatcgggcgttgtgatgaggttgatatgtcggttaagctcatcctactgccttacgttcaccaaagtgtgggagaaccaaaggcaggttcttgcctaaggtaacggagtatgtagaaggtagcacggccgtaataagtccgttaatggcaaagccaaaaccgctgatgctactttcaactccggggtcaccagttgtaaggacagtgagacaagcgtcaccaagatcaacagatactttatttgaatgcgcacggaaatacataacaaggtgcggacggaaacgtaggattacattggcgccaagtcagattgaagtgcccgccaaaatatatgtgtttaaatacacttacaaatatatgaattatgggttaacaaaaacatgtcatgaaacgatacatatatcaaaatgtagctctggtagagcggaatatatatacataggacaccacagtgtggcgaagagagaatttaaatgaataagtagtttgtcgattttctggacgacgaagggatcggtgtccttacaataccaTTTTGCAGATattgatccatcaaggaaggctcaccttacttcacttgtcttttggacattgcagtaggcagccatttgattcttgatggttttgagtGAAGGTTGTAGAGTGATGCTTATAGTCTGGCACATTAGGGCCGATATCGCTAGGTGGTCGGCTTCATCATTGCCAGTGATTCCtgtgtgacttgggatccaattcagGGTTACTTGCCTATTGTTGCTTTGATGGGCTAAGGCTAAGAACCGAATTgctgtgatgaggtaaacattttccataggttctttgttgctgagagccagaatggctcctctagAATCTGTATGGATTCCAGGAGTCCAGGACCATGGTCCAGATATACCAAGTCAGCTAGACAATATACCGTTTTTAAGCCTGTACTGCGCACCTACGTGATCTGAGGGGAGCTTAGTGGTAGCGAGAAGCTCTTCTTTTGTCTTATGTCATAACTCGGGATATTTAACACAAAATTTCTTAACATATCCACCAAtttatttaagagcttcttccttaaTTAATCCcccaatatttctttattatatcttAAAAAGTCTTCCTCGTCCTAAACCTCTTTCTCAAAATCCAAATCtaaaaatttctgaatatctgcgttgttaggcatatttatAATGTTAAAGTCCCTTTCTTTTGTGATATATTCACTATCTTTGACTGATTCACTTAATACATAATTTTCTTccctaatttttctttatttttttagccTTTATTCAAAGTTCACAGCGTGCGGATGATCATTGTGACCATCCATTTGTCTTGTACAcctaaagaaatgttcaaggcaatcttgatttagtctgtGTCGGAGGTAGTTAATACTATGAGAGCCTTTTAACATAGCAAACAAAggaatggtagatttacatgataaaattatcccTTTCTGGAACTTGAAAGTACTTTTAACTAATGGTATTAATTACCTCGATGACCTTGAGCAGTAGACCTTTTACcagtttgtttttctacatcaataccaaaagcatttcTCTTAAACTCCATGCATACATGGATGGAGAACTCACTATGTCacaccaatcatttattaaaagaataaaatcagatgtatGACTCCAGTTTTGATAATCCAGCAGTCCCTTTTCccttaaatattttaatgagttggcacatgtCCTAGATAGCAATTAAAATGCTTATTTAATGCACTGTCTTTGTTGATctgttacagttaaatgcatttcattgATCTTATATGCAAGCcaataattattctgttttggTTTTGTTAAGCACTTCTTGTATACCATCATCTGAAATATTCTAGTCTTGAGGAAAAACCGGAGGAAAATTTTTTCTGACTAATTGGAGTAAATGGGGAACATCTAAGAAAACAAAACTTCTCTTCCTGCCTTAGGATTTTTGTAAGGtcagatttttagtttttttttcacttattataacagccaaatactgcgcagttacttggtaTTATTACTGActgaattaatgaatgaataaaaagatatatgaacACAGCAATTATTCTTGTTTACGTTGCCTCTATGGGTAGCTATATGAGCTAAGTGAGACTACGGTCCTTTATTTCGATTATCCCCGTGTCTGAAACGAGGGTatgtgacgtcacagtatgggttatattttttttaatattttttttttacctgttatgCCATCCAAACTTACTTTACTCAGCTTAAGCACACAGAGCATAGGCGGAGGCACTGCACTGGAGTCAAAGGTCATATTTCATGCATATGCCGCTGCTTTTTCCTTGTATTTGCTAGTTCTTCTTTGTCCATGTTTAACTCCTCTAGGGACCAGTGCTTATTGTGCCGTTCTTCAATGCGCTTTATTTTCCGTCCATGATATATTAGCGCATGCACTTTCCTTTCATGCATACGTCTGCCTGCGTACGTTTTTAAAACCTTTTGACATACTGGACAGATTGGACTATGCCCATCATAATCATCCATACCTTGGGCTCTTGTGTTTGGCCCAATCATATGGCTAACATACTCTATCTGGACCGTGGCCAGGACATAATATTCAACACATAAATACCGATAAGAAAAATTACAATTGAGTTTTTGTCTTCTATGTATAGCCGAAAATAGTATATATTCTGAAAAATCAATTAAGGAAAAAGTAGTGATTTGAGAACATATTGCTGCATTTCAATCTTTTTGAAAAAAAGTAGAGAGTGAATCTTAAAAAGAATAGCAATAAGCACCAGAGAGCTACAACTAatactataaatattataaatgatgATAATGTCCGGGAAAAGAAGTTTAAATACCCAGAAGAAAGCAGGCTATAGGCTGTAGGGGGTTGGGTTAAATGGAATAAGGAGAACCTTTTTATATCACATGGTACTCAATGTTCTGCCGGTCGTACCTTTTATCATTTTACAGGCATTAGATAACTGAGCAAGTTCCTCCAATGTCCCTGATATTATGTTCTTACTATTCATCTTGTCAGTTGGTAGACGTTTAAACGACGTTTGCATGCTTCCGGTGCCATGTCGCTCGTACCGTTGTCTTAGTCATTCAATCAATCGTTCGAGGACTTTTGAACGAAAAAATCACAAGTGGGAGTCTATCATTTTATGTCTTATGTACGAATGCCTCGTATTATAATATGTCTTTCAGTACTTTGTGTATAATATTCTTGTATAAATTCTTTTCAACAATTATTTTAGCTTCTACTTTTCTGCAATACATGACATTCCACATTTACAAGATTTTGCAAGATTTAGTAAATATTgagttataaaatttatatatcgtTAATTCGGCTGCCTCCTTATTCAAGCCatgtaaaggcccggtcacaccgccggAACGTTGGAGCGTTCCTTGAaaggtagggaggtggaccaaacctttgaaaatttaatttaacatttttacgttcggtctttattaggctgctgaacgtagcaaatccttgcatatttcctgagttttcttacacctctattacgGAAGtttctaatttatgcaataagggtattggtatacaggatgttgAAAAGCGTAGTGAAGTGATATCACAGtcgccaacctgtaaaagataataacaaagtagggtaaaaattacggtcgctgtatcttaactAAAATTACACaggttttttttaagtttattaacccttttacccccgggtaCTTGGAAATTTCAGTGCCTTAAGCCCCAGGtgttttcagttttgaagggcttttagacttatttttttcaaatcgcgcccacagcctcaattttcatcatagagaggtcagattagtCTCATTTTTTCGAAAATaactgaagtttttctttttttttcaaaagtatgaaaaaagtaatgtaaatagcagctattgttagatgaagttaggcgatgacgaaattttttatcttctttcgtatacattccgataaagcaAAGAGAGGTCTCATTAAAGAAACTTCaaaaccataccatcttataggaaatttattcagctataaaatggtatataatagtttgtagttagaagaaagaaaacatgaaaagaaattagtaaaagtccaacaattgtaaacctaaatttccttagcgcaagtaacgaaaatcggagattgcaaaagtttctttctatcggtCATACATAACCTATATTCAgagcaattttttatttttttttattttgaagaaaattcattgaactttcttatgacatgtgtgaaaataaggataaagcaatgcaAATAGTGGCTATTGTTAGGTGAAGGTAGGCATTGacgaaatatttcatcttttatcgaATACATTCCAATACAGCAAAGTGAATTCTCATCACGAAAACTTCAAAACCATACTAtcctatagaaaatttattcagctataaaatggtatataatagtttgtagttaaaaaaaaaagagcatgaaaaaaaaaattagtatacctgcaacaattgtaaacctaaatttccttagcgcaagtaacgaaaatcggagaatacaaaagtttctttctatcggtcatacgtaacctatattcagagcaattttttgttttttttttttattttgaagaaaattcattgaacttttttatgacgtgtgaaaataaggataaagtaaTGTAAACAGTGGCTATCGTTAAGTGAAGTTAGGAGATGAGGAAATTTTTTAGCTTTTATcatatacattccgatacagcaaagtgaATTCTCATCAAGGAAACTTCAAAACTATACCATCTTATAGACactttattcagctataaaatggtatataaaagtttgtagttaaaagaaaggaaacatggaaaaaaaattgtaaacgagcaaaaactgaaaacttATATGTCGTTACTTGCGGTGAAGAAATTTACGTTTACAGTTTTTgcacattttactatttttttcccttttttctttcttctaactacaagCTATTggataccattttatagctgaataaattgttcaTAAGATGGTATAGTTTTAAAGATGTTGTAATGATAATTCTCTgtgctttatcggaatgtatacgaaaaaagaaaaaaaaacttgtcataGCCTAAATTTGCCTAATGATAGCCACTATTTACTTTGCttcatccttattttcacacatgtcataaaaaagttcaatgaattttcttcaaattaaaaaaaagaataaaattactctAGGAATAGGTTACGTATGACCGataaaaagaaacatttgcaatctccgattttcgttacttgcgctaaagaAATTTAGGTTTAAACGTTTTTGCAGGTCAagtatttttttcaagtttcctttattctaactacaaactattatatacatatacatatacatatatacatatatacatatatacatatatatatatacatatatatatacatatatatatatatatatatatatatatatatatatatatatatacatatatatatacatatatatatatatatatatatatatacatatatatatatatacatatatatatatatatatatatatatatacatatatatatatacatatatatatatatatatatatatatatatatatatatatatatatatatatatatatacatatatatatatacatatatatatatacatatatatatatacatatatatatatacatatatatatatacatatatatatatacatatatatatatacatatatatatatacatatatatatatacatatatatatatacatatatatatatacatatatatatatacatatatatatatacatatatatatatatatatatatatatatgtatatatatatatatatattcatacatatatatatatatatatatatatatatatatatatatatatatacacacagggagAAGAAACATTCCCATCACCAACCCTCTCAAAATGGGAAAAtgacccaccccccaaaaaaaaccccTTACAATGAAGGGTGGAAGCCCCATCAAGGCCCACCCCTGTCCAACCTAGTAAACATGTATTTTACTTTACGGAATTAGGCTTAGGGcctatttttacatataaaaaccaaTGATTACTAGGCCCCTGCATTTGGCTTCGACCCCCCATTTTTCTACAGAATacctgaaataagatgaaaacatacatgcatacatacatacacacacacatatatatatatatatatatatatatatatatatatatatatatatatatatatatatatatatatatatacagggagaagaAACATTCCTATCACCAACCCTCTCAAAATgggaaaatgccccccccccaaaaaaaaaaaaaaacccttacaatGAAGGGTAGAAGCCCCATCAAGGCCCACCCCTGTCCAGCCTAGTAAACATGTATTTTACTTTACGGAATTAGGCTTAGGCCtacttttacatataaaaatcaatgatTACTAGGCCCCTGCATTTGGCTTCGACCCCCAATTTTTCTACAGAATacctgaaataagatgaaaacacatacgtacacatatacatgGAGATAAAAAACAGTCCCATCACCAACACTCTGAAAATGTAACACACACGGGGAGAAAAAAGTCCCATCACCAACCCCctgaaaatgtgacacatacggggagaaaaaagtcccatcaccaaccatctgaaaatgtgaaaatagcaaaaacaaaATACAATGAAGGGTGGAAGCCCCACCCCTGTCCAACCTAGTAACCATGTATTTTACTTTACGGAATCAGGCTTAGGGCCTACTTTTACTTAAAAAACTCAATGATTACTAGGCCATTCCATTTGGCTTCGACCCCCcatttttctaaaaaaataatgaaacttagCGTATATCCTGTTCGTTTTGATTCAAGTATCCTCTCCTCCTTTGAAGAATCTTGCAAGTAGGGTCCTCGATGGGGTATTGTAGACTCCGGGTCCTGTAAAGCACAAGAATTTAGCATTACAATAAATCCTAACCATTGctatacaagaaaagaaaaaaacattcctaCCATCCACCCTCTAACATGTGAAAATCGCCAGAAAATGAAGGGTGGAAGCCCCGCCAAGGCCCACCCATGTCCAACAGAGTAACCCTGTATTATACTTCATTGATTCAGGCTTAGGGCCTAGTTTGATTCTatgttttacttataaaaataCATGCGGACTAGTCCTTGCCTTTGGCTGTAACCCCCTTTTTCTATGAAATAGCTATAACAAAAGGGAATAAAACAAATTCACACTTACCATTTATCCTGATTCTTTGTAGTGTTGTGAGTATCCTATCTCTCCTCCTCCAAAGAATCTTGCAAGAAGCCAGCTGAAGAGGGACCTCGATGGGTAATGTAGACTCCGGGTCCTGTAAAGCACAAGAATTTAGCATTACAATAAATCCTAACCATTGctatacaagaaaagaaaaaaacattcctaCCACCCACCCTCTAACATGTGAAAATCGCCAGAAAATGAAGGGTGGAAGCCCTGCCAAGGCCCACCCATGTCCAACAGAGTAACCCTGTATTATACTTCATTGATTCAGGCTTAGGGCCTAGTTTGATTCTATGTTTTACTTATAAAGATACTTGTGGACTAGTCCTTGCCTTTGGCTGTAACCCCATTTTTCTATGAAATAGCTATAACAAAAGGGAATAAAACAAATTCACACTTACCATTTATCCTGATTCTTTGTACTTTTGTGAATATCCTCTCCTACTGCGAAGAGTCTTGCAAAAAGGCAGCAGAAGAGGGACCCCGATGCCTATTGTCCCCTCCGGACCTTCACGTCTCCTGCCAGGTGTCCAATACTGGCTGAGAGTATGGTACTTCATGAAGCACTGTCCGGTCACCTGACATAAGGCTATTTTGCAGTATGAGCACTGATACACAGTATCTCTGCGGATACCATTCATGTTACACACACGGCATTTTCTTTGTTGGCGTGCACGAccaattttttcatgtttgtgaataATTCTCGCACCCTGAACTGTTATGGTGTCACTTGGTATTAGCCTATGAGGGTGGTCGGGTTTAGGTCCAAAGGGATGTGGGGGATCTGGAGGGATAATAGCGAGAATCGCTTCAGGATATATGGGATCATCAACAGCAGGTGGAGAAGGATGAGGGGGAAGCCTGCCAAAGCGCTCTTCAACACGAATATCAGGGGCATGTGGAATCCTGTTCCCAGAATCAGGCCACATAGCAGGGTCAAAATAAAGAAAGGCCGAAGCAATCAGCTCATGATACTTCCGGAATGACAGGCACCTCTTATTCCTATCAAGCTGGTACTTCCGATACAGGATGTAGGAATTATACAGGGCCAATTGCAAGAGGTAGAGGATAGTCTTCTTGGTCCATCTACGAGATCTCCTGGCAACAGTGTAATAATTCATCATCTGGTCAAAAAGATCAACTCCTCCCATATAGGCGATGTAATCACCAAGAGCCTGGAAAGATAAAATGTAATTAGAAGATTTATATTTTTTACGGAAGGAATAATTTtgatacatatatttttcattccaatatgtatctgtgtctctctctttatatatatacatatatatatatatatatatatatatatatatatatatatatatatatatatatatatatatgtatatatacatacatctatatgtatatatacaaaaacatgtatacatgcatactaaacatatatatatatatatatatatatatatatatatatatatatatatatatatatatatatatatatatacaaacataaacataaacattgtacatacagtatgtacatacatactgcattcttatatatatatatatatatatatatatatatacatacttacacatacatacatacacatacatacatatatatatattatatatatatatatatatatatatatatatatatatatatatatatatatatatatatatatatatatatatacaaaaacatatacatgcatgctaaacatatatacagtatacatacatacacattgtacatacagtatatacatacatactgcatacacattcttatatatgtgtatatactgtatatacatacatacataaaatttaaaatatagttACATaccaaaaatgtatgtatatatatatatatatatatatatatatatgtatatatatatatatatatatatatatatatatatatatatatatatgtatatatgtatatatatacatatatgtgtatatatatatatatatatatatatatatatacatatatgtgtatatatatatatatatatatatatatatatatacatatatgtgtatatatatatatatatatatatatatatatatatatatgtatatatatatatatatatatgtatatatatatgtatatatatatgtatatatatatgtatatgtatatatatatagacaagcatGTATCATacatactataaataaatatacatacacacatactgtacaaatactcacattatatatgtaaatatatatatatatataaatatatatatatatatatatatatatatatatatatatatatatatatatatatatatattgtctctctacagtatgtatgtataaactgtatatctaaagtgtgtatgtatgtatatgtttagtatgtctgtgtatatatatatatatatatatatatatatatatatatatatatatacgaatatatatatatatatatatatatatatatatatatatatatatgtgtatacaaacatgtatacatacacacagtacatatatagcatatacatacctatatatatatatacacacaaacatacatagataataaatacatatataatatatattatatgtacatgtatatatatatatacatatacatatacatacatacacatatatatatatatatatatatatatatatatatatatatatatatatatataatatatatatatatatatatatatatatatatatatatgtacagtgtatgtatatatgcttagtaggtatgtatacatgtttgtatatatatatatatatatatatatatatatatatatatatatatgtgtgtatatatatgtgtatatatatatgtgtgtgtatatatatgtgtatatatatatatgtgtatatatatatatgtgtatatatatatatgtgtatatatatatatatgtgtatatatatgtgtatatatatatatatgtgtatatatatatatgtgtatatatatatatatatatatatatacaaacatatatataaatacatgcacactgtacatatacagtatatacatatatacatacaaaaataatacaaatacatacatacaaatatataatataaatacatacatacatattcatacatgaaaactctctctctctaactttattaTATATACCTTAGGTCTCTGCATGtgctgctcttccaacatataacGTCCTCCTCTCTTGATCTTTCGATTATGGATAAAAGACTCTGTTGCGGCATTCTCAGCTGTTGTGATAAAAGTGACGCACCTTATGTCTTGCCAACATATAACAAACGTGTTGTCTTTCCTACGCCAGTCCATAGCACCTCGGGGCAACGAATTGTATTTGGAGCAGTTTCGGAGTACCGTAGGAGCACCCCTACGAGTGACACGAAGAGTCCCACTTACATGAGTGC encodes the following:
- the LOC137649998 gene encoding piggyBac transposable element-derived protein 4-like, whose translation is MYNFNWTPCTLTDIAQYLGIVMWMVIIKLPEMRMYWARCKPYSTPAFATTMSRRKFEALGKYFHFFNRRALPRNGPDKLLLIRPIMEYIHDKCKAMYTPVKHLSLDEGMLKWKGRLNIRTYNPKKPTKYGIKFYFLCESKSGYVLSFDIYRGLYSSLRDTIFKLMGQHLDKGYHVYMDNYYNSVPLAEELYSRGTHVSGTLRVTRRGAPTVLRNCSKYNSLPRGAMDWRRKDNTFVICWQDIRCVTFITTAENAATESFIHNRKIKRGGRYMLEEQHMQRPKALGDYIAYMGGVDLFDQMMNYYTVARRSRRWTKKTILYLLQLALYNSYILYRKYQLDRNKRCLSFRKYHELIASAFLYFDPAMWPDSGNRIPHAPDIRVEERFGRLPPHPSPPAVDDPIYPEAILAIIPPDPPHPFGPKPDHPHRLIPSDTITVQGARIIHKHEKIGRARQQRKCRVCNMNGIRRDTVYQCSYCKIALCQVTGQCFMKYHTLSQYWTPGRRREGPEGTIGIGVPLLLPFCKTLRSRRGYSQKYKESG